The Onychomys torridus chromosome 23, mOncTor1.1, whole genome shotgun sequence genome segment ACTCAGCTTGCTGAACAGTCCTGTCCCTCACTAGCCAACCATTTTCTTGTACTAGTCCAAGGCATCGAATAAGGAAGGGCTTCACCAGTTAGTGGAAGAATTTAAAATGGAAGCTGTTATTCCTTCACTGTCAATTCTGCCCTTGCTTTCATTCAACTCTCTTTCATTCTAATGACAGGATTGGATTTCCTGTGGAAAAACCTATGGATGACATATTGGTTATTTCCTGCAAGGAAAACGAAACATAAACGTCTGGTTAGTGAGAGCAGGCTTTGGGGTAACCTCTCCAACGGAGCGCACTCTTTCCTCCGCACATCGTTTTGGCCACCTGAAGCCTGCTGCTCTGGGCTGGGGCGGGAGGAGGAGCggctgctgccccccccccccccccctttttctctCCACAGCTGCAAAGTTCAGAGAGTTCACTGCTCGCTCCGCCACGCCACAGTCAACCTCTGTTGTAAATTTTCCTCCCGGAGCACGTGACGATGCATTTCTTGACTATATATCCCAAGGACAGCAGCGGGGCTGTCAGAGCGCGGAGCCCGACACCGAAGAAAAACGTCCTCAGATTCAGCCATTTAGGAGTTCCACACTTGGGACAAACTGTCAGCTTTCGGTAAGTTAGCGAGGCTCCTTCTCTTCCCAGACGTGCATGACGGATAGTTTTAACTATTAAtagagaaagctttttttttcttcctttaaggaAGCTTTACTTGGAATTTAAGAAAGTTGAAGCTTTCAAAACAAAACGTTAAGTTTGCTTTTGCCCTGTCAGTTAAAGCATGCCTttcaaagttattattttttgtatgaATCTCTATATGGTATATAATGTTTAAAGTTTAGAACTAATGCATGGTTATTTtctgaaatgcaaataaaatctatctatctatctatctatctatctatctatctatctatctaacaatctatctatctatctatctatctgatggAAGTTTTTCTCACTCATCTTTCATTCCCTCCCTTATTTTTCTCTGACCTGCTCCAAACTCTCAGAGCTAACCCCTGTTAACTGTTTGATGAGATGCCTTACATCCTGCTATTTCTCTCACTCCTGTTCTTAATTACTTATTTTGTTCTATTGCAACTTCCTGAGCCAtgtgcttggcttctgctctacTGTGGACCCATGTGGAAGGTCTAACTTGCAGCTTTCTCCCCAGAACCCAGCTGTGTGAGCAGCATTTCAATGCTAAGGATGGAGCCTCTGAACAGTACCCACCCCAGCGCTGCAGCCTCCAGCAGCCCCCTCCAGTCCCATGTGCCTAGTAGCAGCAGTGGTAACGGCAATGAATACTTCTATATTCTGGTCGTTATGTCCTTCTATGGCATTTTCCTGATCGGAATCATGCTGGGCTACATGCAATCCAAGAGACGGGAGAAGAAGTCTAGCCTCCTGCTGCTGTACAAAGATGAGGAGAGGCTGTGGGGTGAAGCTATGAAGCCACTGCCCATGATGTCGGGCCTGAGGTCAGCACAGGTGCCCATGATGCTGAATATGCTACAAGAGAGTGTGGCGCCTGCACTGTCTTGCACCCTCTGCTCAATGGAAGGGGACAGTGTGAGCTCTGAGTCCTCCTCCCCAGATGTGCATCTCACCAtccaggaggaaggagctgatgatGAGCTGGAGGAGACCTCCGAGACACCTCTCAATGAAAGCAGTGAAGGGTCTTCAGAAAACGTTCATCAGGATTCCTAGCACCCCCAGGCCTCTGGAGGCGGCTTCCGTAAGCCACACTTGACAGAGGAAAGGCGTGTGTGAAGTGCCTGGTTTCACCTTTGCTCTGCAGCTGCTACTTTGAACAGACTGTGG includes the following:
- the Kcne4 gene encoding potassium voltage-gated channel subfamily E member 4, with the protein product MLRMEPLNSTHPSAAASSSPLQSHVPSSSSGNGNEYFYILVVMSFYGIFLIGIMLGYMQSKRREKKSSLLLLYKDEERLWGEAMKPLPMMSGLRSAQVPMMLNMLQESVAPALSCTLCSMEGDSVSSESSSPDVHLTIQEEGADDELEETSETPLNESSEGSSENVHQDS